Proteins encoded together in one Terriglobus saanensis SP1PR4 window:
- a CDS encoding aldose epimerase family protein has protein sequence MKRKSMFLAIFLQTFLVHAAVQQSSWGSTADGQKVSLFVLSNSDLRVQLTNYGARIVSIEAPDRKGVRANVALGHNNLAAYTSNPKDYLGAIVGRYGNRIAKGTFQLQGKGYQVPINNYGNALHGGPRGFSTRVWQAHAMGDDRVEFTLMSPDGDMGFPGALLVHVRYTLSGKSLRIDYTASTNKLTVLNLTNHTYFNLRGEASGDVLQQRLVINADSFTPVDAALIPTGILQSVKGTPFDFREVTSIGDRINVPNEQLKRGGGYDHNFVLIRGVYELHKAAVALDPESGRTLTVLTTEPGVQFYSGNSLNGTAKGYAGTMYAKHAGFCLETQHFPDSPNHANFPSTQLLPGQTFRSTTVFVFGVAPRGL, from the coding sequence ATGAAGCGGAAGTCTATGTTCCTTGCAATTTTTCTTCAGACATTTTTAGTGCACGCGGCAGTTCAGCAAAGTAGCTGGGGAAGTACGGCTGACGGTCAGAAGGTAAGTCTTTTCGTACTGAGCAATAGTGATCTGCGCGTGCAGCTAACCAATTATGGCGCGCGTATTGTGTCGATCGAAGCACCGGATAGGAAGGGCGTCAGGGCCAATGTGGCGTTGGGTCACAACAACCTGGCTGCGTATACGTCGAATCCCAAAGACTACCTCGGTGCAATCGTGGGTCGCTATGGAAACCGCATCGCCAAAGGGACTTTTCAGCTTCAAGGTAAGGGCTACCAGGTTCCGATCAATAACTACGGCAACGCATTACATGGTGGACCGCGAGGCTTCAGTACCAGGGTATGGCAGGCGCATGCCATGGGAGACGATCGTGTTGAGTTCACCCTGATGAGTCCTGATGGAGATATGGGATTTCCCGGGGCACTTCTCGTCCATGTCCGATACACGCTGAGTGGCAAGAGTCTGCGCATTGACTACACAGCGAGCACGAACAAGCTGACGGTCCTGAATCTTACCAACCACACCTACTTCAATCTGCGTGGAGAGGCCAGTGGAGATGTGCTGCAACAACGTCTTGTGATCAATGCGGATAGCTTTACGCCAGTGGACGCCGCGCTGATTCCTACAGGCATCTTGCAGAGTGTGAAGGGCACGCCCTTTGACTTCCGTGAGGTCACGAGCATAGGAGACCGAATCAATGTACCCAACGAGCAACTGAAGCGTGGTGGCGGATACGACCATAACTTTGTGCTCATCCGTGGTGTATACGAACTACACAAAGCGGCCGTCGCGCTCGACCCTGAGAGCGGACGCACACTTACGGTGCTCACAACGGAACCGGGTGTGCAGTTCTACTCTGGCAACTCTCTAAATGGGACAGCGAAAGGGTATGCGGGAACGATGTATGCGAAGCATGCCGGGTTTTGCCTGGAGACCCAGCACTTTCCGGATTCGCCCAACCACGCAAATTTTCCATCGACACAGCTCTTGCCCGGACAGACATTCCGCTCCACGACCGTGTTTGTCTTCGGCGTTGCGCCCAGGGGCCTTTAG
- a CDS encoding proline dehydrogenase family protein, producing MSEALAACQEENRHGRSVTLDALGENVQSEAHAQATAAIYHLMLDRIAEMGLDANVSLKLTQMGMDLGVDVAESIVKSLSEHACALNNFVRVDMEGSSYTEDTIGIVTRLHGAPAIGDSVGVVVQSYLFRTEEDIDHLIANGIRVRLCKGAYKETENIAFAAKGDVDANYVKLMKRLLTSGIFHGLATHDESIIHQAQAFVKEQGIDPSGFEFQMLYGIRRDLQDSLVKQGYRVRVYVPFGGEWYPYFMRRLAERPANALFIARNLFR from the coding sequence TTGTCCGAAGCCCTTGCTGCCTGCCAGGAAGAGAATCGTCACGGACGCTCGGTCACGCTGGATGCTCTTGGGGAAAACGTACAAAGTGAAGCACACGCACAAGCCACGGCCGCCATTTATCACCTGATGCTGGACCGCATCGCCGAAATGGGGTTGGACGCGAACGTGTCGCTCAAACTGACGCAGATGGGGATGGATCTTGGTGTTGACGTGGCCGAGTCAATCGTGAAAAGCCTCTCCGAGCATGCATGCGCTCTCAATAACTTTGTCCGTGTAGATATGGAGGGAAGTTCCTACACCGAGGACACGATTGGCATCGTGACTCGCCTGCACGGTGCGCCCGCGATTGGAGATAGTGTCGGAGTCGTCGTACAGTCTTATCTCTTCCGCACAGAGGAAGACATCGATCACCTCATCGCAAATGGTATTCGCGTGCGGCTATGCAAAGGAGCCTACAAGGAGACGGAGAATATTGCTTTCGCGGCAAAGGGCGATGTCGACGCCAACTATGTGAAGCTGATGAAGCGTCTGCTTACCTCCGGAATCTTTCATGGCCTCGCAACGCATGACGAATCCATCATTCACCAGGCGCAGGCTTTCGTGAAAGAGCAAGGCATCGATCCTTCCGGCTTTGAGTTCCAGATGCTTTACGGTATTCGGCGAGATCTTCAGGACTCTCTGGTGAAACAGGGTTATCGCGTCCGTGTGTACGTTCCGTTTGGTGGAGAATGGTATCCCTACTTCATGCGTCGACTCGCAGAGCGTCCGGCGAATGCGCTCTTCATCGCGAGAAACTTGTTTCGCTAG
- a CDS encoding M24 family metallopeptidase, translated as MQTRRQIMTKGTAALFGAGFLGRVDAVASMQSTADHGKPSLESLLFSQAGGPSEKMLLTPPTGVDAPPAPATYDRLPLSWYKAKVQTFKGILAERGIECFMLRNVLNVSYLIGYYHVETERPQATFMNKDDENPWYLYPGLDRDIVKSWWWGDGLCYYDYPDARGVYPFEGKVSVGPSNDLFLYALEGIKKHGLQGKKLGIDGELYPSELAKVAKIFPGVEVVNIAPDLLKMRELKSPEELALWRRAYAYYDRGHAFARDYILTHGTDIYDMEVSAATTMYASMLLYKDLDLHDGEANYGVGASMHYSCRAGSVTSYPHPNQPYFHKIEKNQPIQISGGCRVGGFGGEGYRMFITADSAGKFDPHMGKLWEVSEHSCDMQMELQKEGSSCQSVAEKILKYQVEQGCAKYIYHRPGHGEGSEGHQPPYIALGDETILKKTMCFSEEPGLYDSEKKVGFNWSDTIVTGVHSGYRMSMVPYSKEYLWIKL; from the coding sequence ATGCAAACACGCAGACAAATTATGACGAAAGGCACCGCTGCTTTGTTTGGGGCCGGTTTCCTTGGACGGGTGGACGCGGTTGCTTCCATGCAATCGACCGCGGATCACGGCAAGCCATCGTTGGAGTCCCTGTTGTTTTCACAGGCCGGAGGGCCGAGCGAAAAGATGCTTCTTACTCCTCCAACGGGAGTGGACGCTCCACCCGCTCCGGCAACCTACGACCGTCTGCCCTTGAGCTGGTACAAAGCCAAGGTGCAAACATTCAAAGGCATCCTCGCAGAACGCGGGATCGAATGCTTCATGCTTCGCAATGTGCTCAACGTCTCGTATCTCATCGGCTACTACCATGTTGAGACGGAGCGCCCACAGGCGACCTTCATGAACAAAGACGACGAAAATCCCTGGTATCTCTATCCTGGGCTCGATCGCGACATCGTAAAAAGCTGGTGGTGGGGCGATGGTCTTTGTTACTACGACTATCCCGATGCGCGTGGCGTCTATCCCTTTGAAGGAAAGGTCTCTGTTGGGCCATCCAATGATCTTTTCTTATATGCGCTGGAAGGCATCAAGAAGCATGGCTTGCAGGGAAAGAAGCTTGGAATCGATGGAGAACTTTATCCTTCCGAACTTGCGAAGGTCGCGAAGATATTTCCTGGTGTAGAGGTCGTAAATATTGCCCCGGATCTTCTCAAGATGCGCGAACTCAAATCGCCCGAGGAGTTGGCCCTCTGGCGTCGCGCGTATGCCTATTACGATCGCGGCCACGCCTTTGCCCGCGACTATATCCTCACGCACGGCACAGATATTTACGATATGGAAGTAAGTGCTGCAACGACGATGTACGCCTCCATGTTGTTATATAAAGACCTCGATCTACATGACGGCGAAGCAAACTACGGCGTTGGTGCGAGTATGCACTACTCCTGCAGGGCAGGCTCAGTGACGTCGTATCCCCATCCCAACCAGCCTTACTTTCATAAGATCGAAAAGAATCAACCCATTCAAATTAGCGGTGGATGTCGTGTCGGTGGCTTTGGTGGAGAAGGTTACCGTATGTTCATCACGGCCGACTCCGCTGGTAAATTCGATCCGCACATGGGCAAGTTATGGGAGGTCTCCGAGCATTCCTGCGATATGCAGATGGAACTTCAAAAAGAAGGGTCTTCCTGTCAAAGTGTGGCCGAGAAGATTCTCAAGTATCAGGTGGAGCAGGGATGTGCGAAATATATCTACCATCGTCCCGGCCACGGGGAGGGATCTGAAGGTCATCAGCCACCCTACATCGCTCTCGGTGACGAAACAATTTTGAAGAAGACAATGTGCTTTTCGGAAGAGCCTGGTCTCTATGATTCGGAGAAGAAGGTTGGATTTAATTGGTCAGATACGATCGTTACCGGTGTCCATTCGGGCTACCGGATGAGTATGGTTCCTTACTCAAAAGAGTATCTCTGGATCAAGCTTTAG
- a CDS encoding amidohydrolase family protein — protein sequence MMKRKLAVITCFSISLFSVRSKAQKDARPVIVSAPNRKPGEGVGPYARLIIRGVTVIDGTGAAPMGPMDVVVEHNKIVDVVNVGAPHVPIDPKRRPAKGDHEIDGTGMYLMPGFVDNHIHYGSPQKAPEAEYCNKLWLAHGVTTVRGVPAGPLDWALKERERSAKNEIVAPRLYVYQSEFSGDGWKPQLPVTPEMARQWVDFVAAKGVDGLKLHGGDPEIVEALLDEAKKKHLGSLDHISQTTAPRMTARIAVDMGLRTITHSYGLFESLLKDTSVQDYPFTQNYSDEYMRFGQVARNWDKIHPQGSPEWKDFLTDLKAHNAVMNPTMVIYSAGRDLMRAYTAEWHDRYTLPSLWDYYQPNRSNHGSYWYYWTTEDEYAFKNYYRVWGQMLKDYNQMGGHITVGTDAGYIYQDFGFSYIEEMELLREAGLTPLEVIRSATLYGAEELQSPKQTTVDFGIIRPGTLADMVIVDQNPLENLKVFYGTGWMKLNDVTGKVERVGGIKYVVKDGIIYEPSKLLADVAAMVEKQKKERKGKPVVRQGVGGVMPEDL from the coding sequence ATGATGAAGCGAAAACTCGCTGTGATTACCTGTTTTTCTATCTCCCTATTTAGCGTCCGGTCGAAGGCTCAAAAGGACGCGCGCCCCGTCATCGTCTCCGCCCCCAACCGCAAGCCGGGTGAAGGCGTCGGACCTTATGCGCGGCTCATCATTCGCGGGGTCACGGTCATCGACGGAACCGGCGCGGCTCCGATGGGACCAATGGACGTCGTAGTGGAACACAACAAGATTGTCGACGTGGTGAACGTAGGTGCGCCGCATGTGCCGATCGATCCGAAGCGTCGCCCGGCAAAAGGCGATCATGAGATTGACGGAACAGGCATGTATCTTATGCCAGGCTTCGTCGATAATCACATTCACTATGGCTCTCCACAGAAGGCGCCTGAAGCGGAATACTGCAATAAGCTATGGCTGGCACATGGTGTTACCACGGTACGCGGCGTGCCAGCAGGCCCACTCGACTGGGCACTGAAGGAGCGGGAACGCTCTGCAAAGAACGAAATTGTAGCGCCACGTCTTTATGTTTATCAATCCGAGTTCTCCGGCGATGGTTGGAAGCCACAACTCCCAGTCACTCCAGAGATGGCGCGTCAATGGGTGGACTTCGTTGCTGCCAAGGGCGTCGACGGCTTGAAGCTTCATGGTGGAGATCCGGAGATCGTCGAAGCTCTTCTGGACGAAGCGAAGAAGAAGCATCTCGGATCGCTCGATCACATCAGTCAGACGACTGCGCCGCGTATGACCGCACGCATCGCCGTCGATATGGGACTGCGCACGATCACGCATAGCTATGGACTCTTTGAGTCCCTGCTCAAAGATACATCCGTGCAGGACTATCCCTTCACGCAGAACTACTCAGATGAGTACATGCGCTTTGGTCAGGTAGCGCGTAACTGGGACAAGATCCATCCGCAGGGAAGTCCGGAGTGGAAAGACTTTCTGACGGACCTTAAGGCCCACAACGCCGTGATGAACCCCACCATGGTCATTTACTCCGCGGGGCGTGATCTGATGCGCGCCTATACCGCCGAATGGCACGATAGGTACACGTTGCCTTCCCTGTGGGACTATTACCAGCCCAACCGCAGTAATCATGGCTCGTATTGGTACTACTGGACGACCGAGGATGAGTACGCCTTCAAGAACTACTACCGCGTCTGGGGACAGATGTTGAAGGACTACAACCAAATGGGTGGACATATCACCGTCGGTACAGACGCTGGTTATATCTATCAGGACTTCGGCTTCAGTTACATCGAAGAGATGGAACTGCTGCGTGAGGCGGGGCTTACACCGTTAGAAGTTATCCGTTCCGCAACACTTTATGGCGCAGAAGAACTTCAGAGTCCAAAGCAGACGACTGTTGATTTCGGAATCATTCGCCCAGGCACACTGGCCGACATGGTGATCGTCGATCAGAATCCGCTTGAAAACCTGAAAGTCTTCTATGGCACAGGTTGGATGAAGCTCAATGATGTCACCGGCAAAGTAGAGCGCGTGGGAGGCATCAAGTATGTCGTCAAAGACGGCATCATCTATGAGCCCAGCAAGCTACTTGCCGACGTTGCAGCGATGGTCGAAAAACAGAAGAAAGAGCGCAAAGGGAAGCCCGTGGTTCGCCAGGGTGTAGGCGGCGTCATGCCCGAAGACCTCTAG
- a CDS encoding amidohydrolase family protein: MFRVQRWMAVFAITAAVVTGTQEMEAQKPGALVPAPDRRPDEGQGPYDKLIIRGVTVIDGTGAAPMGPMDVVVEHNKIVDVVNVGAPHVPIDEKRRPAKTAHEIDGTGMYLMPGFVDTHTHYGDPNKAGTAEYVNKLWLAHGVTTVRGVPAGPLDWALHERERSAKDETVAPRIFVYQPAFTGDGWKANPVLTPELGREWVRFLAAKGADGIKLFGGDPDVVEAILDEGKKNKMGSLAHLGQESEPRLTARIAVDLGLRTVTHSYGLFESLLKDTSVQDYPLNQNYSDEYMRFGQVARNWDKIYPRGSDEWNAFLLDLKAHNAVMNPTMVIYSAGRDLMRAYTSEWHDKYTLPSLMDYYQPDRSHHGSIWYYWTTEDEYAYKNYYRVWGNMIKDYNQMGGHVTTGTDAGFIYQTYGFAFIEELELLREAGLSPLEVIRSATLYGAEELQSPKQTTVDFGIIRPGKFADMVIVDQNPLENLKVLYGDGWMKLNDDTGKVERVGGIKYVVKDGIVYEPKKLLADVAAMVDKQKKEYKGKTVIRQGVPVVMP, from the coding sequence ATGTTTCGAGTTCAAAGATGGATGGCAGTATTTGCGATCACGGCAGCCGTTGTTACAGGCACACAAGAGATGGAAGCGCAAAAGCCAGGTGCACTCGTACCCGCGCCTGACCGCAGACCTGACGAGGGTCAGGGGCCGTATGACAAGCTGATCATCCGGGGCGTCACTGTGATTGATGGCACCGGTGCTGCTCCGATGGGACCGATGGACGTTGTAGTGGAGCACAACAAGATCGTCGATGTAGTGAACGTAGGTGCACCGCACGTCCCCATAGATGAAAAGCGCAGGCCTGCGAAGACGGCCCATGAGATCGACGGAACAGGTATGTATTTGATGCCCGGCTTCGTCGATACCCACACGCACTACGGCGACCCCAACAAGGCTGGCACCGCGGAGTATGTCAACAAGTTATGGCTTGCCCATGGAGTTACGACAGTGCGCGGCGTACCTGCGGGTCCTCTGGACTGGGCTCTCCATGAGCGCGAGCGTTCGGCGAAGGATGAGACGGTGGCTCCACGTATCTTCGTCTATCAGCCCGCATTTACGGGCGATGGATGGAAGGCGAATCCTGTCCTTACTCCAGAACTTGGACGCGAGTGGGTTCGCTTTCTTGCAGCCAAGGGCGCCGATGGCATCAAGCTCTTCGGCGGAGATCCGGATGTTGTCGAAGCCATTTTGGATGAGGGAAAGAAGAACAAGATGGGCTCTCTTGCGCATCTCGGCCAGGAGAGTGAGCCGCGTCTTACTGCTCGCATCGCAGTCGACCTCGGTCTTCGCACAGTCACACATAGTTATGGCTTGTTTGAGTCTCTGCTCAAAGACACTTCGGTTCAGGACTACCCCCTGAATCAGAACTACTCCGATGAGTACATGCGCTTTGGCCAGGTCGCCCGTAATTGGGACAAGATCTATCCGCGGGGCAGTGACGAATGGAATGCCTTCCTTCTGGATTTGAAAGCGCACAACGCTGTTATGAATCCGACCATGGTGATCTACTCGGCCGGTCGTGATCTGATGCGCGCCTACACCTCCGAATGGCATGACAAGTACACCTTGCCTTCGTTGATGGATTACTATCAGCCGGATCGCAGCCATCACGGTTCTATCTGGTACTACTGGACGACCGAGGACGAGTACGCCTACAAGAACTACTACCGCGTCTGGGGCAACATGATTAAGGACTATAACCAGATGGGCGGCCACGTCACCACGGGTACGGACGCCGGCTTCATCTATCAGACGTACGGCTTTGCTTTCATCGAGGAGTTGGAGCTATTGCGTGAAGCGGGGCTCTCTCCCCTGGAGGTTATTCGTTCCGCTACGCTTTACGGTGCGGAGGAGTTGCAGAGCCCCAAGCAGACCACGGTGGACTTCGGCATTATCCGCCCCGGCAAGTTCGCGGACATGGTGATCGTCGATCAGAATCCGTTGGAAAACCTGAAGGTGCTCTACGGCGACGGCTGGATGAAGCTCAACGACGACACTGGCAAAGTGGAGCGCGTGGGCGGCATCAAGTATGTCGTGAAGGACGGCATCGTCTATGAGCCAAAGAAACTGCTTGCGGACGTCGCCGCCATGGTGGACAAGCAGAAGAAAGAATATAAGGGTAAAACAGTCATCCGCCAGGGCGTTCCCGTAGTGATGCCATAG
- a CDS encoding TonB-dependent receptor encodes MTGTIQGTAVDSTGAAIPGATVTVASPALITGKRVMAADAEGFYKFLELAPGTYTLRVESPGYSVYVTTNITVNSAVTVTADSKLATGSVTEEIVVNGSAVSIDTENVASQAVLGQQLLEGIPAGRSPWAEANLVPSVMPSGRDVGGSTGMQASTMVVHGSTVADQRFMIDGVNVNWPGSGGGSTAIYYDQGMFQEINYRIGALPAEIGQSGVYMNMVTKDGGNQIHGTIFANGAGKGMQSDNIGNGSLRALLLKNVTASQQTNPSLELGNPITINYDYNGQIGGPLLRDKLWWFGSFRWWKVNNIVSGAFNPDATSAINDNLIANEMVKFSYQLNPKNKLSAMYSRNQKNRYHRRNSPPYFTTDKASWLQNQPGSTSILKWIYMPTSKWVIDSGVGFMHLKYPQRYQKDVVATDISITDSALSTLINAAPYSYVNPTWRLALDTSASTVINRGFGTHSIKFGAEFSHDYYAQIYKANGDLQGVMINGKVSTVTLYNTPINQQTNNLDMLAFYGQDNWKIANRLTFDLGLRWEFLHGYIPAQHADQGRFFTSYPKTTAAVDNVPNWKNFTPRLGVSWDITGRGTTVIKASLSKYMQGVAMNVVTAVNPLGFSNASVVWKADSNGNGIPDFYGTGDSRNEFDPGASNGLTGGATTKLDPAVRRPNSWEQSLGVDQRLPYGIVLSVSGWHRSTSDQIGRFNDAVPTSGYTPIATTNPAGGTFTIFNQSLATKGLVNYRLMNSPLLNFEYRGIDVNVQKSMSHHWLVNGGVTFSRLRGATTGDVGTTLDDLNNPNNNINRTSVLSYDTPVQLKLASVYQLPKGFELSGNFQHATGFPYAMTYSYTTAILGTTLNQTTQSVTVAPAGANRLPDFNLLDMRLSNNIKWRDRYTFKPEFDVYNLNNSAAVQTVNQSYNSAALARNPTAVLPPRLFKVGIQFLF; translated from the coding sequence TTGACTGGAACAATTCAGGGTACTGCGGTCGACAGCACTGGAGCGGCTATTCCTGGCGCGACGGTCACTGTCGCCAGCCCAGCATTGATCACCGGAAAGCGCGTGATGGCGGCGGACGCGGAAGGGTTTTATAAGTTTCTTGAACTCGCCCCCGGCACGTACACCCTGCGTGTGGAGTCTCCGGGCTACAGCGTGTATGTCACTACGAATATCACCGTAAATTCTGCCGTGACGGTGACAGCAGACTCGAAGCTGGCGACGGGTAGTGTTACGGAAGAGATCGTAGTCAACGGCTCCGCGGTCTCAATCGACACCGAGAATGTTGCCAGTCAAGCCGTGCTCGGTCAGCAGCTTCTGGAAGGCATTCCCGCGGGGCGAAGCCCATGGGCCGAAGCCAACCTGGTTCCTTCCGTCATGCCCAGCGGCCGCGATGTGGGTGGCTCGACAGGCATGCAGGCGTCCACGATGGTCGTGCATGGATCGACCGTCGCTGATCAGCGCTTCATGATTGACGGAGTCAACGTGAACTGGCCTGGAAGTGGTGGCGGGTCGACGGCTATCTACTACGACCAGGGTATGTTCCAGGAGATCAACTATCGCATTGGCGCGTTGCCGGCCGAGATCGGTCAGAGCGGTGTGTACATGAACATGGTCACGAAGGATGGTGGAAACCAGATTCACGGAACCATCTTTGCGAATGGTGCTGGCAAAGGGATGCAGTCGGACAACATCGGCAATGGCTCACTTCGTGCGCTGCTGCTGAAGAACGTGACGGCATCGCAGCAGACCAATCCTTCCCTTGAACTGGGAAATCCGATCACGATCAACTACGACTACAACGGCCAGATCGGCGGTCCACTTCTGCGAGATAAGCTCTGGTGGTTTGGATCGTTCCGTTGGTGGAAGGTGAATAACATTGTTTCCGGCGCCTTCAATCCGGATGCTACGTCGGCGATCAATGACAACCTGATTGCAAACGAGATGGTGAAGTTCAGCTATCAGCTCAACCCGAAGAACAAATTGTCGGCGATGTATAGCCGCAATCAGAAGAATCGGTACCATCGCCGTAACTCGCCACCTTACTTCACCACGGATAAAGCTTCCTGGTTGCAGAATCAGCCGGGCAGCACCTCCATTTTGAAGTGGATCTATATGCCGACTTCAAAATGGGTCATTGATTCGGGTGTAGGTTTCATGCATCTCAAGTACCCGCAGCGCTACCAGAAAGACGTGGTTGCAACGGATATCTCGATCACGGATTCTGCACTGTCCACCTTGATCAATGCTGCCCCCTATAGCTATGTGAATCCGACTTGGCGGCTCGCGCTCGATACCTCGGCCTCAACCGTGATCAACCGCGGATTTGGCACGCACAGCATCAAGTTCGGTGCCGAGTTCAGCCATGACTACTACGCGCAGATTTACAAAGCGAACGGCGATCTGCAGGGCGTCATGATCAACGGCAAGGTCTCAACGGTAACGCTCTACAACACACCCATCAATCAACAGACCAATAATCTGGACATGCTTGCCTTCTACGGCCAGGATAACTGGAAGATCGCAAACCGTCTTACCTTCGACCTCGGTCTTCGTTGGGAATTTCTCCATGGCTATATTCCCGCTCAGCATGCCGATCAGGGAAGGTTCTTCACCTCGTATCCCAAGACCACCGCCGCCGTGGACAATGTGCCGAACTGGAAGAACTTCACCCCGCGCCTCGGAGTATCGTGGGACATCACTGGACGCGGGACGACTGTAATTAAGGCAAGTCTGAGCAAGTACATGCAAGGCGTCGCCATGAACGTCGTTACCGCTGTAAATCCTCTTGGGTTTTCGAATGCCTCGGTCGTCTGGAAAGCAGACAGCAACGGTAATGGTATCCCAGATTTTTATGGAACAGGTGACAGTCGAAATGAGTTTGACCCTGGGGCATCCAATGGTCTCACTGGAGGCGCCACCACTAAGTTAGATCCAGCCGTCCGTCGTCCCAACAGCTGGGAACAATCGCTTGGAGTAGATCAACGCCTTCCATATGGCATAGTGCTGTCTGTGAGTGGATGGCATCGTTCTACCAGCGATCAGATTGGCCGTTTCAACGACGCTGTGCCTACGTCTGGCTATACACCCATTGCAACGACTAATCCGGCAGGCGGCACGTTCACGATTTTCAACCAGTCCCTCGCTACCAAGGGACTGGTCAACTATCGGCTCATGAATTCGCCTCTGCTGAACTTCGAATATCGCGGTATCGATGTAAACGTCCAGAAGTCGATGTCGCATCATTGGCTGGTCAACGGCGGTGTGACATTCAGCCGCCTGCGCGGTGCGACCACAGGCGACGTAGGCACGACATTGGACGATCTCAACAATCCAAACAACAACATCAACCGGACCAGTGTGTTGTCCTATGACACGCCCGTTCAGCTCAAGCTGGCCTCGGTCTACCAGTTGCCTAAAGGATTTGAACTGTCTGGCAATTTCCAGCACGCCACTGGTTTTCCCTATGCAATGACCTATTCGTATACGACGGCCATTCTCGGAACGACACTCAATCAGACCACGCAGTCGGTTACTGTAGCACCCGCCGGAGCCAATCGTCTGCCCGACTTCAACCTTTTGGATATGCGTTTGTCCAACAACATCAAGTGGCGCGACCGCTACACTTTCAAGCCAGAGTTCGATGTCTATAACCTGAATAACTCCGCCGCTGTGCAAACGGTCAATCAGAGCTACAACAGCGCCGCACTCGCACGAAATCCCACCGCAGTATTGCCACCACGACTCTTCAAGGTAGGAATACAGTTCTTGTTCTAA
- a CDS encoding GntR family transcriptional regulator, which translates to MKASAPLVKKTEREPKRDSVTSAFLKLRELIVQGQISPGSWVVEAELAERLGLSRTPIRGALQLLQREGFITEQRGGKKSRLRISPLTKEDAHELYMIVGNIEGMAGALTASLSEEKRGELCKTLQELNQRLGGIAVTKKVELRLVFEIDTRFHHEIVAASAGPRLLVLHKMMKPQIERYWRLYAHTIIQDLHHSVSEHEEIIAAIASGNMKATERALSNNWKHGAERIHQLIDLFGERGSW; encoded by the coding sequence ATGAAAGCCTCTGCCCCACTCGTCAAAAAGACCGAACGCGAGCCGAAGCGGGACAGCGTGACTTCAGCCTTCTTGAAACTCAGGGAATTGATTGTGCAAGGCCAGATTTCGCCTGGTTCATGGGTCGTGGAAGCCGAACTGGCCGAACGTCTCGGTCTCAGCCGAACCCCGATTCGAGGCGCTCTCCAGCTTCTCCAGCGGGAAGGCTTTATTACGGAACAGCGAGGTGGGAAGAAGTCCCGCCTGCGCATCTCGCCGCTGACCAAGGAAGATGCCCATGAGCTGTACATGATTGTGGGCAATATCGAAGGGATGGCTGGTGCGCTGACTGCTTCGCTGAGTGAGGAGAAGCGGGGCGAGCTCTGCAAGACGTTGCAGGAGCTTAATCAGCGCCTTGGCGGTATAGCTGTGACGAAGAAGGTGGAACTTCGTCTGGTGTTTGAGATCGATACGCGTTTTCATCATGAGATCGTTGCGGCAAGTGCAGGCCCACGTCTGCTGGTGCTGCACAAGATGATGAAGCCGCAGATCGAGCGCTACTGGCGGCTCTACGCGCACACGATCATTCAGGACCTCCATCATTCGGTGTCAGAGCACGAAGAGATTATCGCGGCCATCGCTTCCGGAAATATGAAGGCCACCGAGCGGGCGTTATCGAATAACTGGAAACACGGCGCAGAGCGGATTCATCAACTAATTGACCTCTTTGGGGAGCGTGGTTCCTGGTAA